The following proteins are encoded in a genomic region of Kosakonia oryzae:
- a CDS encoding phosphoethanolamine transferase, translating into MSLILKESAAFRSQTVNPWTGFYFLQSMLINFALGYEFSVLYAVVLTCALLVLWRHAPRAQKVFVGIISLVAACYFPFGQAYGAPNFNTLLALLSTNMEESTEILTIFPWYHYVIGLFIFGLGVMSMRRRIPAAPTPWLKWDTVGAVFCVASYFIGPVQNHFLGYDFRIIDTGVPVLRFVRDVAFNYYLVRVEQENMAQFASMKDTWTVTAVKPKYHTYVVVIGESARRDALGAFGGHWNNTPFASQANGTFFMDYVSASGSTQKSLGLTLNRVVDDKPQYQDNFVTLANRAGFQTWWFSNQGQIGEYDTAIASIAKRADEVQFLKNGDFEANKNTRDEELLKLTAQVFSTQRTQPQLIVLHLMGSHPQACDRTGGKYNEFVQSKETSCYLYSITQTDDLLGKLYSQLVNSGDSFSMVYFSDHGLAIKERGKEAQYLAHADKFQQDFQVPFMVISSDDTKHRIVKARRSANDFLSFFSQWTGIAAEQIKNSYRFSSEQKAGPVYITNFKLQKVDYNHLGTDLFDTRSKH; encoded by the coding sequence ATGTTGATTAATTTTGCTCTTGGTTACGAATTTAGCGTGTTGTATGCCGTTGTCCTGACCTGCGCCCTGCTCGTGCTATGGCGTCACGCGCCGCGCGCGCAGAAGGTGTTCGTCGGTATTATCTCTCTGGTGGCAGCGTGTTATTTCCCGTTTGGCCAGGCCTACGGCGCGCCGAACTTCAATACGCTGCTCGCTCTGCTGTCGACCAATATGGAAGAGTCCACGGAAATTTTGACTATTTTCCCGTGGTATCACTATGTTATTGGCCTGTTTATCTTCGGCTTAGGCGTTATGTCGATGCGCCGCCGCATCCCAGCCGCGCCGACGCCGTGGCTAAAGTGGGATACCGTAGGCGCCGTGTTTTGCGTGGCATCTTATTTTATCGGCCCGGTACAGAACCACTTTCTGGGATATGACTTCAGGATTATCGATACCGGCGTGCCGGTACTGCGCTTCGTGCGCGATGTAGCGTTTAACTACTATTTAGTGCGCGTCGAACAGGAGAATATGGCGCAGTTCGCCAGCATGAAAGACACCTGGACCGTAACGGCGGTCAAACCGAAATATCACACATATGTGGTGGTGATTGGCGAAAGCGCGCGCCGCGATGCGTTAGGCGCATTTGGTGGCCACTGGAATAACACGCCTTTTGCCAGCCAGGCGAACGGCACGTTCTTTATGGATTACGTGTCTGCCAGCGGCTCAACGCAGAAGTCGCTCGGTCTGACGCTGAACCGGGTGGTCGATGATAAACCGCAATACCAGGATAACTTTGTTACGCTGGCGAATCGTGCGGGTTTCCAGACCTGGTGGTTCTCCAATCAGGGGCAAATTGGCGAATACGATACGGCGATCGCCAGTATTGCGAAGCGCGCCGATGAAGTGCAGTTCCTGAAAAATGGCGATTTTGAAGCGAATAAAAACACCCGTGACGAAGAGCTGCTGAAATTGACCGCTCAGGTCTTTTCAACGCAGCGTACGCAGCCACAGCTGATCGTGCTGCATCTGATGGGATCGCACCCGCAGGCCTGCGATCGCACCGGCGGTAAATACAACGAGTTTGTACAATCGAAAGAAACGTCCTGCTACCTCTACTCCATCACGCAGACGGACGATCTGCTTGGCAAGCTCTATTCCCAGCTGGTGAATAGCGGCGACAGTTTTTCAATGGTCTATTTTTCCGATCACGGGCTGGCAATTAAAGAACGCGGTAAAGAGGCACAGTATCTGGCGCATGCCGACAAGTTCCAGCAGGATTTTCAGGTGCCGTTTATGGTGATCTCCAGTGACGATACAAAGCACCGGATCGTCAAGGCTCGCCGTTCAGCCAATGATTTCCTTAGTTTCTTCTCACAGTGGACCGGGATCGCCGCCGAGCAGATAAAAAATTCTTACCGCTTTTCCTCCGAGCAAAAAGCCGGGCCAGTTTACATTACTAACTTTAAGTTACAGAAAGTTGACTACAACCACCTGGGCACGGATCTTTTTGATACCCGCAGTAAGCACTGA
- the ompX gene encoding outer membrane protein OmpX, producing the protein MKKIACLSALAALLAVSAGSAVAATSTVTGGYAQSDAQGIANKTNGFNLKYRYEQNDNPLGVIGSFTYTEKDRTESGVYNKAQYYGITAGPAYRLNDWASIYGVVGVGYGKFQQTVDTAKVSDTSDYGFSYGAGLQFNPMENVALDFSYEQSRIRSVDVGTWIAGVGYRF; encoded by the coding sequence ATGAAAAAAATTGCATGTCTTTCAGCACTGGCCGCTCTTCTGGCGGTATCTGCAGGTTCCGCAGTAGCAGCAACTTCAACCGTTACCGGCGGCTACGCTCAGAGCGATGCGCAGGGTATTGCTAACAAAACTAACGGCTTCAACCTGAAATACCGCTACGAGCAGAATGACAACCCGCTGGGTGTTATCGGTTCCTTTACTTACACTGAAAAAGATCGTACCGAAAGCGGCGTCTACAACAAAGCGCAGTACTACGGCATCACTGCAGGTCCGGCTTACCGTCTGAACGACTGGGCAAGCATCTACGGCGTAGTCGGTGTTGGTTACGGTAAATTCCAGCAGACTGTTGATACCGCTAAAGTTTCTGATACCAGCGACTACGGCTTCTCTTACGGTGCCGGTCTGCAGTTCAACCCGATGGAAAACGTTGCTCTGGACTTCTCTTACGAGCAGAGCCGTATTCGTAGCGTTGACGTTGGCACCTGGATTGCCGGTGTTGGTTACCGTTTCTAA
- the rhtA gene encoding threonine/homoserine exporter RhtA, with protein sequence MPGLSRKLPVWLPVLVLLIAMISIQGGASLAKSLFPLVGAPGVTALRLALGTIILAIVFKPWRLRFTREQRLPLLFYGLSLGGMNYMFYLSIQTVPLGIAVALEFTGPLAVALFSSRRPVDFIWVILAVLGLWYLLPLGENVAHVNLSGAAFALGAGACWAIYILCGQRAGEEHGPATVALGSLIAAIVFVPLGALQSGELLWHWSILPLGIAVAMLSTALPYSLEMVALTRLPTRTFGTLMSMEPAMAAISGMVFLGETLALQQVLALMAIVIASMGSTLTLRRESKIRKVEIG encoded by the coding sequence ATGCCAGGGTTGTCTCGTAAGTTGCCGGTGTGGCTGCCGGTTTTGGTGTTACTTATCGCCATGATCTCTATTCAGGGCGGTGCATCGCTGGCGAAATCTTTGTTTCCACTGGTCGGCGCACCTGGCGTCACTGCGCTGCGGCTGGCGCTCGGCACGATTATCCTGGCCATCGTTTTCAAACCCTGGCGGTTACGTTTCACCCGCGAGCAACGTTTGCCGCTCCTGTTTTACGGGCTGTCGCTCGGTGGGATGAACTATATGTTCTACCTCTCCATTCAGACCGTACCGCTGGGTATCGCCGTGGCGCTGGAATTCACCGGGCCGCTGGCCGTAGCGTTGTTCTCCTCCCGTCGTCCGGTCGATTTTATCTGGGTGATCCTTGCCGTACTCGGGCTGTGGTATTTGCTGCCGCTGGGAGAAAACGTCGCGCATGTGAATCTGAGCGGCGCAGCCTTTGCCCTCGGTGCCGGGGCCTGCTGGGCGATTTACATCCTCTGCGGTCAGCGCGCGGGAGAGGAACACGGCCCGGCAACGGTCGCGCTTGGCTCGTTAATTGCGGCGATCGTGTTTGTCCCTCTTGGTGCGCTCCAGTCTGGCGAGCTGCTGTGGCACTGGTCGATTTTGCCGCTTGGCATCGCCGTTGCCATGTTGTCCACCGCGCTGCCCTACTCACTGGAGATGGTTGCATTAACCCGGCTTCCCACCCGCACCTTCGGTACGCTGATGAGCATGGAGCCAGCGATGGCCGCGATCTCAGGCATGGTTTTTCTTGGCGAAACGCTCGCTTTGCAGCAGGTGCTGGCGCTGATGGCCATCGTTATCGCCTCGATGGGCTCCACGCTGACGTTGCGGCGGGAAAGTAAAATCCGCAAAGTGGAGATTGGTTAA